From one Tsukamurella tyrosinosolvens genomic stretch:
- a CDS encoding 8-amino-7-oxononanoate synthase yields MNGVQLPARRDVQADALGWLDGYAADRADAGLRRSLTARRPGESGLDLASNDYLGLSRHPRVLDAAAEALRVWGAGATGSRLVTGTTELHERFERNVAAFVGAEAALCFSSGYLANLGVVTALAGRGALVVSDGGSHASLVDACRLSRARIVVTPRGDVNAVREALAERSEERAIVLTDSVYSADGVLAPVGDLYAAARAHGAALVVDEAHGLGVRGDGGRGLVQELGLAGAPDLVVTATMSKALGSQGGVVLGPERVRAHLIDAARPFIFDTGLAPAAVAAADAALGELRADPALAGRVLSRARAVAAGIGAPEPTSAVVSLVLGEPERAVAARDACAAQGVQVGCFRPPSVPEGTSRLRITVRADLTDADVATAVGAIRAAVA; encoded by the coding sequence ATGAACGGTGTTCAACTCCCGGCTCGCCGAGACGTGCAGGCGGACGCGCTCGGGTGGCTCGACGGCTACGCCGCCGACCGAGCCGACGCGGGTCTCCGCCGGTCGCTGACGGCGCGCCGGCCCGGGGAATCCGGCCTCGACCTCGCCTCGAACGACTACCTGGGGCTCAGTCGCCACCCCCGCGTGCTCGATGCCGCCGCCGAGGCGCTCCGCGTCTGGGGCGCCGGCGCGACCGGATCGCGCCTGGTCACCGGTACGACCGAGCTGCACGAACGGTTCGAGCGCAACGTCGCCGCCTTCGTCGGCGCGGAGGCCGCCCTCTGCTTCTCGTCCGGGTACCTCGCGAACCTCGGTGTGGTCACCGCCCTCGCCGGCCGGGGTGCGCTCGTCGTCTCCGACGGCGGCTCCCATGCCTCCCTCGTCGACGCCTGCCGCCTGTCCCGCGCCCGGATCGTGGTCACCCCGCGGGGCGACGTGAACGCCGTTCGAGAAGCCCTCGCGGAGCGCTCCGAGGAGCGGGCGATCGTCCTCACCGACTCGGTCTACAGTGCCGACGGCGTCCTCGCGCCCGTCGGCGACCTGTACGCCGCGGCCCGCGCGCACGGTGCCGCGCTCGTGGTCGACGAGGCGCACGGCCTCGGCGTCCGTGGCGACGGTGGGCGCGGCCTCGTCCAGGAGCTGGGGCTCGCGGGCGCGCCCGACCTGGTCGTCACCGCCACCATGTCGAAGGCGCTCGGCTCGCAGGGAGGCGTCGTCCTCGGCCCCGAGCGGGTGCGCGCGCACCTCATCGATGCCGCGCGTCCCTTCATCTTCGACACCGGCCTCGCGCCGGCCGCCGTCGCCGCCGCGGACGCCGCCCTCGGGGAGCTCCGGGCCGATCCCGCGCTCGCCGGCCGGGTCCTGAGCCGGGCGCGCGCCGTCGCGGCGGGCATCGGCGCGCCCGAGCCGACGTCGGCCGTCGTCTCGCTCGTCCTCGGCGAACCCGAACGGGCCGTCGCCGCCCGCGATGCCTGCGCGGCACAGGGCGTGCAGGTCGGCTGCTTCCGGCCGCCGTCGGTCCCGGAGGGCACGTCGCGCCTGCGGATCACCGTGCGCGCCGACCTCACCGATGCCGACGTCGCCACGGCCGTCGGCGCGATCCGGGCGGCCGTCGCGTGA
- a CDS encoding adenosylmethionine--8-amino-7-oxononanoate transaminase, producing MTPDEILDLDTRTLWHPYSAVGGAGARVVTSAEGVRLTLGDGTEVIDGMSSWWAAIHGYRNPVLDAAAKAQIDTMSHVMFGGLTHESAARLGELLVRITPDGLDRVFLADSGSVSIEVAVKTALQYWRARGVAGRNRLLTWRGGYHGDTFTPMSVCDPDGGMHSLWSDVLTTQVFAPAPPAEYDEAYVAELDRLVAEHAHELAAVIIEPVVQGAGGMRFHPPAYVAALREITRRHDVLLICDEIATGFGRTGTLFASEAAGITPDILCVGKALTGGYLTLAAMLCTDEVALTISRSDQGALMHGPTFMGNPLACAIAVASTELLLSQDWAARVAAIEQGLRDGLAPLRELPGVVDVRVLGAIGVVQLEKPVDMAAATDATIAAGVWLRPFRDLVYTMPPFVSTPDDVAAICGGVSAAVRAALQ from the coding sequence ATGACGCCCGACGAGATCCTCGACCTGGACACCCGGACGCTCTGGCACCCGTACAGCGCCGTCGGCGGCGCGGGGGCGCGGGTCGTCACCTCCGCCGAGGGAGTTCGCCTGACGCTCGGCGACGGCACGGAGGTCATCGACGGGATGAGCTCCTGGTGGGCGGCGATCCACGGCTACCGCAATCCCGTGCTCGACGCCGCCGCCAAGGCCCAGATCGACACCATGTCGCACGTCATGTTCGGCGGGCTCACCCACGAGAGCGCCGCCCGCCTCGGCGAGCTGCTGGTGCGCATCACTCCCGACGGCCTCGACCGCGTCTTCCTCGCCGACAGCGGCTCGGTCTCCATCGAGGTCGCCGTGAAGACCGCCCTCCAGTACTGGCGAGCCCGCGGCGTCGCCGGCCGCAACCGCCTGCTGACCTGGCGCGGGGGCTATCACGGCGACACGTTCACCCCGATGAGCGTCTGTGACCCGGACGGCGGCATGCACTCGCTGTGGAGCGACGTCCTCACGACGCAGGTCTTCGCGCCCGCGCCGCCCGCCGAGTACGACGAGGCCTACGTCGCCGAGCTGGATCGGCTGGTGGCCGAGCACGCGCACGAGCTGGCCGCCGTCATCATCGAGCCGGTCGTGCAGGGTGCGGGCGGCATGCGCTTCCACCCGCCCGCCTACGTGGCGGCCCTCCGCGAGATCACGCGGCGGCACGACGTCCTGCTCATCTGCGACGAGATCGCCACCGGCTTCGGCCGCACCGGCACCCTCTTCGCCAGCGAAGCCGCCGGCATCACGCCGGACATCCTGTGCGTCGGCAAGGCCCTGACCGGCGGGTACCTCACCCTCGCCGCCATGCTTTGCACCGATGAGGTCGCGCTCACCATCTCGCGCTCGGACCAGGGTGCACTCATGCACGGCCCGACGTTCATGGGCAACCCGCTGGCCTGCGCGATCGCCGTCGCCAGCACGGAGCTGCTGCTCTCTCAGGACTGGGCCGCCCGGGTCGCGGCCATCGAACAGGGGCTGCGGGACGGCCTCGCACCGCTCCGCGAACTCCCCGGTGTCGTGGACGTCCGGGTGCTCGGCGCCATCGGCGTCGTGCAGCTCGAGAAGCCCGTCGACATGGCCGCCGCGACCGACGCGACCATCGCCGCGGGCGTCTGGCTGCGCCCCTTCCGCGACCTCGTCTACACGATGCCGCCGTTCGTCAGCACCCCCGACGACGTCGCGGCGATCTGCGGAGGCGTGTCGGCCGCAGTGCGCGCGGCGCTACAGTGA
- the bioD gene encoding dethiobiotin synthase: MILCVTGTSTGVGKTVATAALAAALLPSGPVTVVKPAQTGFADGAVRDEDGQLADAAEVARLAPGAVTVEHRRYPEPLAPLTAARRAGLPPLGRDEAVVVVRQASGAVLVEGAGGVLVRLGVDRNRTPFTLVDLAADLDAPVVVVADPALGTLNHTELTVRALEAGGVACAGIVLSRWPDAPGLAERCNLDDLPEVTGVPIVGRIPDGAAALPPARFAAAAPSWFDGPWLSARSRR, encoded by the coding sequence GTGATCCTCTGCGTCACCGGCACGTCCACCGGCGTCGGCAAGACCGTCGCGACGGCGGCCCTCGCCGCCGCCCTGCTGCCGAGCGGCCCGGTCACCGTCGTCAAGCCCGCCCAGACGGGGTTCGCCGACGGTGCGGTGCGGGACGAGGACGGCCAGCTCGCCGACGCGGCCGAGGTGGCCCGCCTCGCGCCGGGCGCCGTCACCGTCGAGCACCGTCGGTACCCCGAACCCCTCGCGCCGCTGACCGCCGCCCGCCGGGCGGGTCTGCCGCCCCTCGGGCGCGACGAGGCCGTCGTCGTCGTGCGGCAGGCGAGTGGTGCGGTGCTCGTCGAGGGTGCCGGCGGCGTCCTCGTACGCCTCGGTGTCGACCGGAATCGCACACCGTTCACGCTCGTCGATCTGGCGGCCGATCTTGACGCACCGGTCGTCGTGGTCGCCGACCCGGCGCTCGGCACGCTCAATCACACCGAACTGACGGTCCGCGCCCTCGAGGCGGGCGGCGTCGCCTGCGCCGGCATCGTGCTGTCCCGCTGGCCCGACGCCCCGGGCCTGGCCGAGCGGTGCAACCTCGACGACCTGCCCGAGGTCACGGGCGTGCCGATCGTCGGGCGGATCCCCGACGGTGCCGCCGCGCTCCCGCCCGCGCGGTTCGCGGCGGCGGCACCCTCGTGGTTCGACGGGCCCTGGCTCAGCGCGCGATCCAGGCGCTGA
- a CDS encoding acid phosphatase: protein MTLRSKKILVTAIAIASLTGPLGSTAGTAAAAPGASCTLTPKPAPSASPFSAEASGSKVAPNSYIDQLAAFSGLPKSVLDANLDTAVATNRAATPAEQRYAVNDNYGILDDSVFNALGSRLTPAFRAAEKAGELPKTTALLVGKKALINSYVDTSAAKKHFQYRRPFEIAPDRITRYGDGRADLYDSVRGSGSYPSGHTAWGYAEAIVIATLLPELGPQLLARGADYGRHRVVLGVHYPLDVIGGRILAQAAVSDALADPRFADLVAGARTELRAVLSARAGAGIAEVVACQQNYVETGAGAAAYRRDLSWGLPRVGGDAPVQVPAGAVRLLRAAHPGLTDDQLRERIARTAGPAGYPLDVPGGWQRIDLLSAWIAR from the coding sequence ATGACGTTGCGCTCGAAGAAGATACTGGTCACAGCGATCGCGATCGCCTCCCTGACCGGACCGCTCGGATCGACGGCGGGTACCGCCGCCGCGGCCCCGGGTGCCTCCTGCACGCTCACCCCGAAGCCGGCGCCGTCGGCGAGCCCGTTCTCCGCGGAGGCGAGCGGCTCGAAGGTCGCGCCCAACTCGTACATCGATCAGTTGGCGGCCTTCTCCGGCCTGCCGAAATCCGTCCTCGACGCGAACCTGGACACGGCGGTGGCCACCAACCGCGCCGCGACCCCCGCGGAGCAGCGCTACGCCGTCAACGACAATTACGGCATCCTCGACGACTCCGTCTTCAACGCCCTCGGCAGCCGCCTCACCCCCGCCTTCCGCGCCGCCGAGAAAGCCGGCGAGCTCCCGAAGACCACCGCCCTCCTGGTGGGCAAGAAGGCGCTGATCAACTCCTATGTCGACACCTCCGCCGCGAAGAAGCACTTCCAGTACCGGCGCCCGTTCGAGATCGCCCCGGATCGGATCACCCGCTACGGCGACGGCCGCGCCGACCTGTACGACTCGGTGCGCGGCTCGGGCTCGTACCCGTCGGGCCACACCGCCTGGGGGTACGCCGAGGCGATCGTCATCGCGACGCTGCTCCCCGAGCTCGGGCCGCAGCTCCTCGCGCGCGGCGCCGACTACGGCCGCCACCGCGTGGTCCTGGGGGTGCACTATCCGCTCGATGTGATCGGCGGGCGGATCCTCGCCCAGGCGGCGGTCTCGGACGCGCTCGCCGACCCGCGGTTCGCCGACCTGGTCGCCGGCGCCCGCACCGAGCTGCGCGCCGTCCTCTCGGCGCGCGCCGGCGCCGGCATCGCCGAGGTCGTCGCGTGCCAGCAGAACTACGTCGAGACGGGAGCCGGGGCCGCGGCGTACCGGCGCGACCTGAGCTGGGGCCTGCCGCGCGTCGGCGGCGACGCCCCCGTCCAGGTGCCCGCGGGCGCCGTCCGGCTGCTCCGTGCCGCGCATCCCGGCCTCACCGACGATCAGCTGCGCGAGCGGATCGCCCGCACCGCCGGTCCGGCCGGCTACCCGCTCGACGTGCCGGGCGGCTGGCAGCGGATCGACCTGCTCAGCGCCTGGATCGCGCGCTGA
- the treY gene encoding malto-oligosyltrehalose synthase, with protein sequence MSSGVVRPVGATYRLQLGPSFTFDDAARRVPHLADLGVTHLYLSPVLEAVRGSTHGYDVTDPTTVRAELGGRKGLERLADSAHVDGLGLVIDIVPNHLGVGRPEQNPWWWDVLAHGRKSPFAHYFDIDWDPRNGAGGKLALPVLASEADAAAISLDRTGPEPVLRYHDRVFPIGRDVGGGDAERVHYAQPYRLVPWDSPVRAYRRFFTVDDLAAVRVEDPTVFAATHAEIGSWFADGIADGLRVDHPDGLADPAGYLRRLRELTGPDAWIVIEKILEPDEPLDPGLPVDGTTGYDALRELGHALLDPAGAVGLSAVHERWAGDDGGTEALHAARLGIGDGLARGDLGPELRRLARAVLRESTPKSLAGPPPQPLIEEAIVRWAQVTPYYRDDYPVLATAAARLREDVRTRSQECDEDEPGSTDAVDLLAEARDRGAETTARFPQFTGALTAKAVEDTLFYRTARLISLQEVGGAPSDFGPTDPHPAFARRAAEWPATMTTLSTHDTKRGEDVRARIGVLSQCPTDWAPVVDRWMLLRPSLLDPVTGLFLLQTAFGVWPDDGAITDDLRGRLHAYAEKAMREGRIGTSWTSPDGAFEAAGHAFLDALFDGAALTDLVARLAPHGRSDALAQKLLQLAGPGVPDVYQGTERWEDSLVDPDNRRPVDWDAADDAHPKQRLVRAALRLRRERPGSFVEGSYAPIAADGPAADHLLGFLRGPRDGAPDVAALATRHSLRLERTGGWRDTHVDLGDDSWTDRLTGNVVAGRTPLNEVFLEHPVALLVRE encoded by the coding sequence ATGTCTTCCGGCGTAGTGCGACCCGTCGGCGCGACCTACCGGCTGCAACTGGGGCCGTCCTTCACCTTCGACGACGCCGCCCGTCGCGTGCCCCACCTGGCCGATCTGGGCGTGACGCACCTCTACCTCTCCCCCGTCCTCGAGGCGGTCCGCGGCTCGACGCACGGCTACGACGTGACCGATCCGACGACGGTCCGCGCCGAGCTCGGCGGGCGTAAGGGATTGGAACGCCTCGCGGATTCGGCGCACGTCGACGGACTCGGCCTGGTGATCGACATCGTCCCGAACCACCTCGGCGTCGGCCGCCCCGAGCAGAACCCGTGGTGGTGGGACGTGCTCGCGCACGGCCGGAAGTCCCCGTTCGCGCACTACTTCGACATCGACTGGGACCCGCGCAACGGCGCGGGCGGCAAACTCGCCCTCCCCGTCCTGGCCTCCGAGGCCGACGCCGCGGCGATCAGCCTCGACCGGACCGGTCCGGAGCCGGTGCTGCGCTACCACGACCGGGTCTTCCCGATCGGCCGCGACGTGGGCGGCGGCGACGCCGAGCGCGTCCACTACGCCCAGCCCTACCGGCTGGTGCCGTGGGACTCCCCGGTCCGCGCGTACCGCCGGTTCTTCACCGTCGACGACCTGGCCGCGGTGCGCGTGGAGGATCCCACCGTCTTCGCCGCGACGCACGCCGAGATCGGGTCCTGGTTCGCGGACGGCATCGCCGACGGGCTGCGCGTCGATCACCCGGACGGACTGGCCGATCCCGCCGGTTACCTGCGCCGGCTGCGCGAGCTGACCGGCCCCGACGCCTGGATCGTGATCGAGAAGATCCTCGAGCCGGACGAGCCGCTGGATCCGGGGCTACCCGTGGACGGGACGACCGGCTACGACGCGCTCCGCGAGCTCGGCCATGCCCTGCTGGATCCCGCCGGCGCGGTGGGCCTCAGCGCGGTGCACGAGCGCTGGGCGGGCGACGACGGCGGCACGGAGGCGCTGCACGCCGCGCGCCTCGGGATCGGCGACGGGCTCGCCCGGGGCGATCTCGGCCCCGAGCTGCGCCGGCTCGCGCGGGCAGTGCTGCGCGAATCGACGCCGAAATCGCTCGCCGGGCCGCCTCCGCAGCCGCTGATCGAGGAGGCGATCGTGCGATGGGCGCAGGTCACGCCGTACTACCGCGACGACTACCCCGTGCTCGCGACAGCCGCGGCCCGGCTGCGCGAGGACGTCCGCACCCGCTCCCAGGAGTGCGATGAGGACGAGCCCGGCAGCACGGACGCCGTCGACCTGCTCGCCGAGGCCCGCGACCGCGGCGCCGAGACCACGGCGCGCTTCCCCCAGTTCACGGGCGCGCTCACCGCGAAGGCCGTCGAGGACACGCTGTTCTACCGCACCGCGCGACTGATCTCCCTGCAGGAGGTCGGCGGCGCACCGTCGGACTTCGGGCCGACTGACCCGCACCCGGCGTTCGCCCGCCGCGCCGCCGAGTGGCCCGCGACGATGACGACCCTCTCGACGCACGACACCAAGCGCGGCGAGGACGTGCGGGCCCGGATCGGCGTGCTGAGCCAGTGCCCGACCGACTGGGCCCCCGTCGTCGACCGGTGGATGCTCCTGCGCCCCTCCCTGCTGGACCCGGTGACGGGCCTGTTCCTCCTGCAGACCGCGTTCGGGGTCTGGCCGGATGACGGCGCGATCACCGACGACCTCCGGGGGCGTCTGCACGCGTACGCCGAGAAGGCGATGCGCGAGGGCCGCATCGGCACCTCCTGGACTTCGCCCGACGGTGCCTTCGAGGCCGCCGGACACGCCTTCCTCGACGCGCTGTTCGACGGTGCCGCGCTCACGGACCTCGTCGCCCGGCTGGCGCCGCACGGCCGCTCGGACGCGCTCGCCCAGAAGCTGCTGCAACTCGCGGGCCCCGGCGTGCCGGACGTCTACCAGGGCACCGAACGCTGGGAGGACTCGCTGGTCGACCCGGACAACCGGCGGCCCGTCGACTGGGACGCGGCGGACGACGCCCATCCCAAGCAGCGCCTCGTCCGTGCCGCGCTCCGGCTGCGCCGCGAGCGTCCGGGCAGCTTCGTCGAGGGCTCGTACGCCCCGATCGCCGCGGACGGACCGGCGGCGGACCACCTGCTCGGCTTCCTCCGCGGCCCGCGCGACGGGGCCCCCGATGTCGCCGCGCTCGCGACGCGCCACTCGCTCCGCCTCGAGCGCACCGGGGGCTGGCGCGACACGCACGTCGACCTCGGTGACGACAGCTGGACCGATCGTCTGACCGGGAACGTCGTCGCAGGTCGGACACCGCTCAACGAGGTCTTCCTCGAACATCCTGTCGCCCTGCTGGTACGCGAGTAG